A single genomic interval of Megalobrama amblycephala isolate DHTTF-2021 linkage group LG17, ASM1881202v1, whole genome shotgun sequence harbors:
- the elovl1a gene encoding elongation of very long chain fatty acids protein 1a — MLQELFSSVLRFYDYLLKRTDARVRDYPLMQSPIQMTVILLGYVFFVLYVGPRFMTNRKPFHLNTTMIVYNFSMVAFNAYIVYEFLMSGWGTTYTWRCDLCDTSNSPQALRMVRAAWLFYFSKYVELLDTVFFVLRKKHSQVTFLHIFHHSILPWTWWWGITLTPAGGMGSFHALVNACVHVIMYTYYGLAAAGPRFQKYLWWKKYMTAIQLIQFVLVSVHISQYYFMEKCEYQVPIFIHLILIYGTFFFILFSNFWIQAYVKGKRLPVSKEDKPKQNGIITVIEPVVVANGKHLENGTVHYTNGFAHNGKVKEV; from the exons ATGTTGCAAGAGCTGTTTTCAAGCGTCTTGAGGTTCTACGACTATCTTCTGAAAAGAACTG ATGCCAGAGTTCGTGATTATCCGCTGATGCAGAGTCCCATTCAGATGACGGTCATCTTGCTGGGATACGTGTTCTTCGTTTTATACGTGGGACCACGATTCATGACCAATCGCAAACCTTTCCACCTCAACACAACTATGATTGTCTATAACTTCTCTATGGTGGCCTTCAACGCCTACATTGTTTATGAG TTCTTGATGTCTGGCTGGGGAACAACATATACTTGGAGATGTGACCTCTGTGACACCTCCAACAGTCCTCAAGCTCTCAGA ATGGTTCGAGCAGCCTGGTTATTCTATTTCTCCAAATATGTTGAACTTCTAGATACG GTGTTTTTTGTGTTGAGAAAGAAGCACAGTCAGGTGACGTTCCTGCATATCTTCCATCATTCCATCTTGCCCTGGACCTGGTGGTGGGGTATTACTCTTACTCCTG CTGGTGGCATGGGTTCTTTCCATGCTTTGGTGAACGCGTGTGTCCACGTCATCATGTACACCTACTACGGTCTAGCTGCTGCAGGGCCACGCTTCCAGAAGTATCTGTGGTGGAAAAAGTACATGACAGCTATCCAACTG ATTCAGTTTGTACTGGTGTCTGTCCACATCTCTCAGTATTACTTCATGGAAAAGTGTGAATACCAAGTTCCCATCTTCATTCATCTCATCTTGATCTATGGCACGTTTTTCTTCATCCTCTTCTCAAACTTCTGGATCCAGGCTTACGTAAAGGGCAAGCGACTACCTGTTTCTAAGGAGGACAAACCCAAACAGAATGGCATTATCACTGTGATTGAACCTGTGGTAGTGGCCAATGGCAAACACTTGGAAAATGGCACTGTGCACTACACTAATGGATTTGCCCACAATGGGAAAGTGAAGGAGGTCTAA
- the cdc20 gene encoding cell division cycle protein 20 homolog: MSQFGFENDIHNVLRLDMPITNAPMARWQRKASTSNSTNTSSLSPNKSTSRSVSLSKTPSKTPGKNGKTQNTPSKAGGDRFIPTRNNKQLDVASFLISKENEPVEETSSSTAPNQKAWSVTLNGYDIEEAKILHLGGKPLNAPEGYQNNLKVLYSQVPTPVSIKKSRYISSVPERILDAPDIKNDFYLNLMDWGRQNLLAVGLADHVYLWDAGVGDIVLLKKMEDVNEYICSVSWSKDGNFLAIGTSDCKVELWDVQYQKRLRSMDGHSARVGCLSWNDHVLSSGSRSGLIHQHDVRVADHHIFTFGGHTQEVCGLTWSPDGKYLASGGNDNMVYIWPMTSGSEYQAIHALSEHQGAVKALAWCPWQPSILASGGGTSDRHIRIWNANSGSCISALDTCSQISSLVFAPNYKELVSGHGFAHDKVIIWKYPSLTKVAELEGHEDRVLNLALSPDGSTMASVAADETIRLWKSFEKDAVKKPKPTNSIIQQHIR; encoded by the exons ATGTCCCAGTTTGGGTTTGAGAATGACATCCACAATGTCCTCCGACTGGACATGCCTATCACAAACGCCCCGATGGCGAGGTGGCAGAGGAAAGCCAGCACTTCCAACTCCACTAACACAAGCTCCCTCTCACCAAACAAGAGCACCAGCAGATCAGTGAGCCTTTCCAAAACCCCCAGTAAAACACCAG GAAAGAACGGCAAGACCCAAAACACCCCCTCTAAGGCAGGAGGAGATCGATTCATCCCAACGAGAAATAACAAACAGTTGGATGTAGCAAGTTTTCTTATTTCCAAAGAGAACGAGCCAGTGGAAGAAACCTCATCGTCTACAGCA CCAAATCAGAAAGCTTGGTCTGTGACCCTAAATGGATATGACATTGAGGAAGCAAAGATCTTGCATTTAGGAGGAAAACCACTGAATGCCCCTGAGG GTTATCAGAATAACTTGAAGGTTCTCTACAGTCAGGTTCCCACACCGGTCTCAATCAAGAAGAGCCGGTACATTTCCTCAGTTCCAGAGCGGATTCTAGATGCCCCTGATATCAAAAATGACTTCT ATCTGAACCTAATGGATTGGGGAAGGCAGAACCTGTTGGCAGTTGGCCTTGCTGACCATGTGTATTTGTGGGATGCTGGTGTGGGGGACATTGTTTTATTGAAGAAAATGGAGGATGTCAATGAATACATCTGTTCTGTCTCATGGAGCAAAGATGGCAATTTCTTAGCCATTGGGACCAGTGATTGTAAAGTCGAG TTATGGGATGTTCAGTATCAAAAGCGTCTCCGCAGCATGGATGGCCATTCGGCAAGGGTTGGTTGCTTGAGTTGGAATGATCACGTTTTGTCTAG TGGCTCCAGATCTGGTTTGATTCATCAGCATGATGTTAGAGTAGCAGACCACCACATTTTCACCTTCGGTGGGCACACTCAGGAAGTCTGTGGCCTTACCTGGTCTCCAGATGGGAAATATTTAGCTAGCGGTGGCAATGACAATATGGTGTACATTTGGCCCATGACGTCAGGCTCAGAATATCAAGCCATCCATGCTCTAAGTGAACACCAGGGAGCGGTCAAG GCTTTGGCATGGTGCCCTTGGCAGCCTAGCATCCTTGCGTCAGGAGGGGGCACCAGTGACCGTCATATTCGCATCTGGAATGCCAACAGTGGCTCTTGTATCAGTGCCTTAGATACTTGTTCACAG ATAtcatctcttgtttttgcaCCAAATTACAAAGAGTTGGTGTCTGGCCATGGTTTTGCTCACGACAAGGTTATCATCTGGAAATACCCCTCACTCACTAAAGTTGCAGAGCTTGAAG GACATGAAGACAGAGTCCTCAACTTGGCACTGAGTCCAGATGGTTCGACTATGGCTTCTGTTGCTGCTGATGAAACCATTCGACTTTGGAAGAGTTTTGAAAAGGATGCCGTCAAGAAACCAAAGCCTACCAACAGCATCATTCAACAACATATTCGATAG
- the cc2d1b gene encoding LOW QUALITY PROTEIN: coiled-coil and C2 domain-containing protein 1B (The sequence of the model RefSeq protein was modified relative to this genomic sequence to represent the inferred CDS: inserted 1 base in 1 codon): MFARKNKRAAPKGQGAAAAKQMGLLLDFKPDDMMAMEQDLDDPALEAEFAAIVGKKPNAAARGKKAGKAPLPMEDIEKMAEACMKDIDDDDDDSLEEDEDLLAELQEVVDEEETEDSGAATPTSPVSAETPSAETKPAAQDIKVSSVPGSIEHTLEERINLYRMAVTNAKSAGKXSKARRYERGLKTLQTMLATVRKGGKIDETEIPPPVACGASGGPSQPPAPAVSPDQHGESDSAVEISPVSAEAAAVVMDPSLNTRDESSGVTSPASLSSPEGEHAGSGAELHLASTAGQPTKDVLLERQKEYRMAALKAKQAGEIDQAKMHIKTSKGFDAAIEALEKGQLVDVSSLPPPLSQASTVTQAAPQTAVKVSPSASAGSISGPSQPNTVLEALEQRMAKYKEAFTQAKASGDERKARMHDRIAKQYQAAIRAHKAGRPVNYDELPAPPGFPPIPGQKAASPEQGLAAVLETANKLTSNEAEADDGEEEDEEEKVKAPKVVDQKKPTLAVQPTVQEPKRTPSPSPDRTSKRGSLPETAQQQLEFLEDRRKQYMKAALQAKQKNDLEQAKTFLRTAKGLDPMIEAARSGKTVDVSKLPSPPGDEDEDFILVHHRDVQISEKAEEVYTQLTKLLKEQHEKCMTYSKQFTHMGNVAETTKFEKMAEQCKKSLEILKLAQNRGLQPPKHHFEERTYRTVRIFPELSSTDMVVVIVRGMNLPAPSGVATNDLDAYVKFDFPYPSTEQPQKNKTSVIKNTNNPEYNQSFKLNINRNHRGFRRVVQTKGLKLEVLHKGGFLRSDRPVGTAHLKLEKLETESEVREIVELMDGRKATGGRLEVKVRLREPLGGQDLQTVTERWVVLEEPQVLL; the protein is encoded by the exons ATGTTTGCCCGGAAAAACAAGCGAGCAGCGCCTAAAGGCCAAGGAGCAGCAGCAGCCAAACAG ATGGGACTGTTGCTTGATTTCAAGCCAGATGATATGATGGCCATGGAGCAAGATCTGGATGATCCAGCTTTAGAAGCTGAATTTGCTGCCATTGTTGGGAAGAAACCCAATGCGGCTGCCAGGGGGAAAAAGGCGGGCAAAG CTCCATTACCAATGGAGGATATTGAAAAAATGGCGGAGGCGTGCatgaaagacattgatgatgatgatgatgacagtCTGGAGGAGGATGAAGACCTCTTG GCCGAGCTCCAGGAAGTGGTTGATGAGGAGGAAACGGAAGACTCAGGTGCCGCAACGCCAACCTCCCCTGTTAGTGCGGAAACTCCTTCAGCAGAAACAAAACCAGCAGCCCAG gACATTAAGGTTTCTTCAGTGCCTGGAAGCATCGAACACACCTTAGAGGAGAGAATCAACCTGTATAGGATGGCTGTTACCAATGCCAAATCTGCAGGGA CCTCTAAAGCTCGGAGATATGAGAGAGGCCTCAAG ACACTACAGACTATGCTGGCAACAGTGCGAAAAGGGGGGAAGATTGACGAAACCGAGATTCCCCCTCCAGTTGCATGTGGAGCATCTGGTGGTCCAAGTCAGCCCCCTGCCCCTGCGGTGTCACCTGATCAGCACGGGGAGAGTGACAGTGCTGTCGAAATTTCTCCCGTCTCCGCGGAAGCCGCCGCTGTTGTCATGGATCCATCATTAAACACTAGAGACGAGTCCTCCGGTGTAACGTCTCCGGCTTCCCTGTCATCTCCAGAAGGGGAACACGCAGGAAGTGGCGCTGAATTGCACTTAG CCTCTACAGCCGGACAGCCCACCAAAGACGTTCTGCTGGAGCGACAGAAGGAGTACAGGATGGCAGCTCTCAAGGCCAAACAAGCAGGAGAGATTGACCAAGCCAAAATGCATATAAAGACCAGTAAG GGATTCGATGCAGCAATTGAGGCTTTGGAGAAAGGCCAGCTGGTGGATGTGAGCTCCCTTCCGCCCCCTCTCTCTCAAG CATCAACTGTTACTCAAGCCGCACCTCAGACGGCTGTTAAAGTCTCGCCTTCAGCTTCTG CAGGCAGCATTTCTGGCCCATCTCAGCCCAATACTGTTCTTGAAGCTCTGGAACAGAGGATGGCCAAATACAAAGAGGCCTTCACACAAGCTAAAGCCAGTGGGGATGAGCGCAAAGCCCGCATGCATGACCGCATTGCTAAA CAATACCAGGCTGCCATACGTGCCCATAAAGCAGGTCGACCTGTCAATTATGATGAACTTCCCGCCCCTCCAG GCTTTCCTCCAATCCCAGGCCAGAAGGCCGCTTCTCCAGAGCAGGGATTGGCTGCTGTCCTGGAAACTGCCAATAAGCTGACGTCTAATGAAGCTGAAGCTGATGAtggtgaagaggaagatgaagaGGAGAAG GTTAAGGCTCCAAAAGTAGTAGACCAAAAGAAGCCCACTCTTGCAGTACAGCCTACAGTACAGGAGCCCAAGAGGACTCCTTCACCTTCCCCAGACAGAACATCCAAAAGAGGAAGTCTGCCTGAAACTG CTCAGCAGCAGCTGGAGTTTCTGGAGGACCGCAGAAAGCAATACATGAAAGCAGCTCTGCAGGCAAAGCAGAAGAATGACCTAGAGCAGGCTAAGACCTTCCTGCGCACAGCAAAGGGTTTGGACCCCATGATAGAAGCCGCCCGCAGTGGCAAGACAGTGGACGTAAGCAAG CTGCCTTCACCGCCTGGAGATGAGGACGAGGACTTCATTCTAGTCCATCACCGTGATGTTCAGATCTCAGAGAAAGCTGAGGAGGTCTACACTCAACTCACCAAACTACTCAAAGAGCAACATGAG aAATGTATGACGTACTCCAAGCAGTTCACACACATGGGGAATGTTGCAGAAACAACCAA ATTTGAGAAAATGGCTGAACAATGTAAAAAGAGCCTGGAGATTCTTAAACTGGCGCAGAACAGGGGGCTTCAGCCTCCTAAACATCACTTTGAGGAGAGAACATATCGCACTGTCAG GATCTTTCCAGAGCTCAGTAGCACAGACATGGTTGTTGTCATTGTTAGAGGGATGAACCTTCCTGCTCCCTCTG GTGTTGCAACAAATGACTTGGATGCCTATGTTAAGTTTGATTTCCCATACCCCAGTACA GAACAACctcagaaaaataaaacatcagtCATCAAAAATACCAACAACCCAG AGTATAACCAGAGCTTCAAACTGAACATCAACCGTAACCACCGTGGCTTCAGGAGAGTTGTACAGACTAAAGGCCTGAAGCTGGAAGTGCTGCACAAAGG TGGCTTCCTGAGGAGTGACAGGCCGGTAGGAACAGCCCACCTTAAACTGGAGAAACTGGAAACTGAAAGTGAAGTGAGAGAGATAGTGGAG CTTATGGATGGGCGAAAGGCCACAGGCGGTCGTCTGGAGGTGAAGGTGCGTCTCAGAGAGCCACTGGGTGGGCAGGACCTCCAGACTGTCACAGAACGATGGGTGGTGTTAGAGGAGCCACAG GTACTGCTGTAA